From one Gossypium hirsutum isolate 1008001.06 chromosome D08, Gossypium_hirsutum_v2.1, whole genome shotgun sequence genomic stretch:
- the LOC107919250 gene encoding TIR-only protein has translation MHRQRYSSAVIKNFLARQTTTKNLLATNDAVTKNKAYCDVFINHRGIDTKRTLATLLYDHLSRQKLKPFLDNKNMKPGDKLFDHIDNAIRNCQVGIAVFSPNYCKSYFCLHELALFAESKKKVIPIFCDVKPSQLSVTDNGNVPKKDLLRFESALEEAKCTVGLTFDSLEGNWLDVVNSTSEIVMKSLIEMKILVLVLFRLRYIDRLEFSPALGLALLLSYSGIGTGLTIGSDNGRSLWYEWKFSALGRL, from the exons ATGCATAGGCAACGTTATTCATCAGCTGTCATCAAGAATTTTCTTGCTCGCCAAACAACGACGAAAAATTTATTGGCAACTAACGATGCGGTGACGAAAAACAAAGCTTATTGCGATGTATTCATCAACCATAGAGGCATTGACACCAAAAGAACTCTAGCGACATTACTCTACGACCACCTTTCACGACAGAAGTTGAAACCCTTTTTGGACAACAAGAATATGAAACCGGGGGATAAACTTTTCGACCACATTGATAATGCGATAAGGAACTGTCAAGTTGGCATCGCTGTTTTCTCGCCGAATTATTGCAAGTCTTACTTTTGCCTACATGAATTGGCTCTCTTCGCGGAGTCTAAGAAGAAAGTGATCCCAATCTTTTGCGACGTTAAACCTTCGCAACTAAGTGTCACTGATAATGGGAATGTTCCGAAAAAGGATTTACTACGGTTCGAGTCGGCTCTCGAGGAGGCTAAGTGTACGGTTGGGCTCACTTTTGACTCTTTGGAAGG GAATTGGTTGGATGTGGTGAATAGTACTTCAGAAATTGTGATGAAAAGCTTGATTGAGATGAAAA TTCTAGTTCTAGTCTTGTTCCGTCTCCGATATATCGATCGGCTTGAGTTTTCCCCGGCATTGGGTCTGGCTTTACTTTTATCCTATTCCGGAATTGGGACAGGACTTACCATCGGCTCCGATAATGGTCGATCGTTGTGGTACGAATGGAAGTTCTCCGCACTAGGCCGGCTTTAA